The Lucilia cuprina isolate Lc7/37 chromosome 5, ASM2204524v1, whole genome shotgun sequence genome includes a window with the following:
- the LOC111682569 gene encoding JNK-interacting protein 3 isoform X6, with protein MDNDDTLLNNRGPQPGAETVYGTDDNNMVMSEKVQQLAGSIYQEFERMINRYDEDVVKNLMPLLVNVLECLDASYRINQEQDVEVELLREDNEQLVTQYEREKSARKLAEQKLLESEDLAEQENKELASRLESLESIVRMLELKHKNSLEHASRLEERESELKKEYNKLHERYTELFKNHVDYMERTKMLMGSTHSQMSTASDRMELSRARLNPVARSSGPVSYGFASLENSAMLDTETICSVGSNSDDSGPPSLQNEFETLQTVEKSAETDTLQQQNQATSPQSDSSPIVPNAPSNVGRTTTKKEQRSANTLYQELSFQDNEESEENEIVTGSWVHPGEYASSANDNYFGMGKEVENLIMENNELLATKNALNIVKDDLIARVDELTGEIEILREELNAMQQSRNKLRTKVQELEEELKKTKEQVKQQNDNDQDENDVPLAQRKRFTRVEMAMVLMERNQYKERLMELQEAVRLTEILRATRTVDNLDKKSKQSIWKYFSNLFTPSNRPQERVADGQGGGPMFRYSSPSHSHGSPSRNSDSRLAITGGGPNHPASAGLANALANKDYAEEGTSERARARRHEQYRQLRAHVQKEDGRLHAYGWSLPGNKTEKEQQSRHSGGVPVPVYCNPLAEASPHMKVFCAAGVNLNGGFTKNGQSIIPSTSPYAPRSTAKITEITSPTAEHSAEALDRQITRCSLENLEPETQLTSYVWICTSTHAASTVTVVDANQSATVLDVFPICASHLLCIASVPGAMEKDYALLENSEVIKAGEMLERPGEGSEGFGKVEFIRVKPKTDPNSNTKDTDHNEQALEVNAETPVEEKAKEATEKSNEQNGSIPIEPLGNVNEIKIRQPIPGIPQRIHNDATDSTTTTNKSNDTTNNTTSQFSNNNNSSTKQQQLPFSKPINPILGTKDREEPVMSSVGPTMWMGAQDNWLYVHSAVGRWHECLHKVHLPDAVLAIVHVESRVVVALANAQLAVFRRQTDGQWDLNSYHLVTLGDRNHSIRCLCVAGERIWAAHRNKIFIVDPISLNIIHSLDAHPRKESQVRQMAATGAGVWVSIRLDSTLRLYNTYTFEHKQDVDIEPYVSKMLGTGKLGFSFVRITALMVSCNRLWIGTSNGVIISVPLSEGQGKLNDPSSQLPLCCMANAQLSFHGHRDAVKFFVSVPLRQNNSAQLQFTNKRPDMLVMCGGEGYIDFRIRQERTITDASDNAAHLIVWKVDSFINWNFIN; from the exons ATGGACAACGACGACACTTTACTCAACAATCGTGGTCCTCAGCCTGGTGCTGAGACCGTATATGGCACCGATGATAACAATATGGTGATGTCCGAAAAG gTGCAACAATTGGCCGGCAGTATTTATCAAGAGTTCGAACGCATGATTAATCGTTACGATGAAGATGTTGTTAAAAACTTAATGCCATTACTGGTTAATGTCTTGGAATGTCTGGACGCCTCTTATCGCATTAATCAGGAACAAGATGTTGAAGTAGAATTGCTAAGGGAAGACAACGAACAGTTGGTAACGCAATATGAACGTGAAAAAAGTGCTAGAAAATTGGCAGAACAaaag cTGCTGGAGTCTGAGGATTTGGCCGAGCAGGAGAATAAAGAATTAGCCAGCCGTTTGGAATCTTTAGAGAGTATTGTGCGTATGCTGGAGTTAAAGCATAAAAATAGTTTAGAACATGCCAGCCGTTTGGAAGAAAGGGAATcggaattgaaaaaa GAATATAATAAACTACACGAAAGATATACggagttatttaaaaatcatgtaGACTATATGGAACGCACTAAAATGTTAATGGGCTCCACGCACTCACAAATGAGCACAGCATCAGATCGCATGGAATTAAGTCGAGCTAGACTTAATCCCGTAGCCag ATCTTCCGGTCCCGTTTCCTATGGTTTTGCCTCTTTGGAAAATTCTGCCATGTTAGATACAGAAACCATCTGTAGTGTTGGTAGTAATTCTGATGATTCTGGTCCACCATCGCTGCAAAATGAATTCGAAACTTTGCAAACTGTAGAAAAGTCGGCTGAAACAGATACTCTTCAGCAACAAAATCAAGCTACATCACCGCAAAGTGATAGCAGTCCCATAGTGCCAAATGCTCCATCAAatg TTGGTCGTACAACTACGAAAAAGGAACAACGTTCTGCGAATACATTATATCAAGAACTATCCTTTCAAGATAATGAAGAAAGTGAAGAAAACGAAATTGTTACAG GGAGCTGGGTACATCCTGGGGAATATGCTTCTTCAG ctaatgACAACTACTTTG GTATGGGCAAAGAAGTGGAAAATCTCATTATGGAGAACAATGAACTTTTGGCTACTAA AAACGCTCTTAACATTGTCAAAGATGACTTGATTGCTCGTGTCGATGAGCTGACGGGCGAAATTGAAATCTTACGCGAAGAACTAAATGCCATGCAACAGTCACGTAATAAACTGCGTACCAAGGTGCAAGAATTAGAAGAGGAACTTAAGAAAACCAAAGAACAAGTCAAACAACAAA ATGACAATGATCAAGATGAAAATGATGTACCATTGGCTCAGCGTAAACGTTTTACACGCGTTGAAATGGCTATGGTTCTAATGGAGCGTAATCAATACAAAGAACGTTTAATGGAGCTGCAAGAAGCAGTTCGTTTAACAGAAATCTTGAGAGCCACTCGTACAGTGGataatttagataaaaaatctaaacaaagcatatggaaatattttagtaatctTTTTAC CCCCTCCAATCGCCCACAAGAGCGTGTCGCTGATGGGCAGGGAGGGGGGCCTATGTTTCGTTACTCAAGCCCATCTCACTCTCATGGATCCCCCAGTAGAAATAGCGACAGTCGCCTTGCCATAACTGGTGGCGGACCAAACCACCCCGCCAGTGCTGGCCTAGCCAATGCCTTGGCCAATAAAGATTATGCCGAAGAAGGAACCTCTGAAAGAGCCCGTGCTAGGCGTCACGAACAATACCGACAACTAAGAGCTCATGTTCAGAAGGAAGACGGTCGTTTGCATGCTTATGGCTGGAGTTTGCCGggtaataaaactgaaaaagaacAGCAATCCAGACATTCTGGTGGTGTTCCCGTACCCGTGTATTGTAATCCTTTGGCGGAGGCCTCACCTCATATGAAAGTCTTTTGTGCGGCAGGAGTTAATCTCAATGGAGGTTTTACCAAAAATGGTCAATCCATAATACCCTCTACTTCACCATATGCTCCTCGTTCGACGGCTAAAATTACTGAAATTACTAGTCCCACAGCAGAGCACTCGGCCGAAGCATTAGATCGTCAAATAACTCGTTGCAGTCTCGAAAACCTCGAACCCGAGACCCAGTTAACATCATATGTTTGGATATGCACAAGTACCCATGCAGCCAGTACTGTGACTGTGGTGGATGCTAATCAGTCGGCCACAGTTTTAGATGTATTTCCAATTTGTGCCTCTCATTTGTTGTGTATTGCCTCGGTACCCGGTGCCATGGAAAAGGATTACGCTCTACTTGAAAACTCAGAGGTTATAAAAGCCGGCGAAATGTTGGAGAGACCCGGAGAAGGAAGTGAAGGTTTTGGCAAGGTCGAGTTTATACGTGTTAAACCTAAAACGGATCCAAATAGCAATACCAAAGATACAGATCACAATGAGCAAGCCTTAGAGGTGAATGCTGAAACTCCAGTGGAAGAAAAAGCTAAAGAAGCTACAGAAAAGTCGAATGAACAGAACGGTTCAATACCAATTGAACCCTTAGGTAAtgtaaacgaaataaaaatacgTCAACCCATACCGGGCATACCACAACGTATCCATAACGATGCTACAGATTCTACAACCACTACCAACAAGTCAAACGATACTACTAATAATACCACATCGCAatttagcaataacaacaactcatCGACGAAACAACAACAGTTACCATTCTCAAAACCCATTAATCCCATATTGGGAACTAAGGATCGTGAAGAGCCCGTCATGAGTTCGGTGGGTCCCACTATGTGGATGGGTGCTCAGGATAATTGGTTGTACGTCCATAGTGCTGTTGGTCGTTGGCACGAGTGTTTGCATAAAGTTCATTTGCCCGATGCCGTCCTAGCGATAGTTCATGTTGAGTCACGCGTTGTGGTGGCCCTTGCAAATGCCCAATTAGCCGTGTTCCGCCGCCAAACAGACGGCCAATGGGATCTGAATAGTTATCATTTAGTGACGCTAGGTGATCGCAATCATTCGATACGTTGTCTCTGTGTGGCCGGCGAACGTATATGGGCCGCCCATCGCAATAAGATCTTTATTGTAGATCCGATCTCGTTAAATATTATCCATTCGCTGGACGCACATCCGCGCAAAGAGAGCCAAGTGCGACAAATGGCGGCAACAGGTGCTGGTGTATGGGTTTCCATCAG ATTGGACTCAACTTTACGTTTATACAACACATACACATTTGAACACAAACAGGATGTGGATATAGAACCATATGTATCGAAAATGTTGGGTACTGGTAAATTAGGATTCTCTTTTGTACGTATAACGGCTTTAATGGTGTCGTGTAATCGTCTATGGATTGGTACCAGTAATGGTGTTATTATCTCTGTGCCCTTATCCGAAGGTCAAGGAAAATTaa ATGATCCCAGTAGTCAACTGCCTTTATGTTGTATGGCCAATGCTCAACTATCTTTTCATGGACATCGTGATGCTGTTAAGTTCTTTGTTTCAGTACCACTGCGTCAAAATAATAGCGCTCAATTACAATTTACCAATAAACGACCCGATATGCTGGTAATGTGTGGCGGTGAAGGTTATATTGATTTTCGCATAA GACAAGAGAGAACTATAACTGATGCTAGTGATAATGCTGCGCATTTGATAGTTTGGAAAGTTGATTC ttttatcaACTGGAACTTTATAAATTAA
- the LOC111682569 gene encoding JNK-interacting protein 3 isoform X7, with amino-acid sequence MDNDDTLLNNRGPQPGAETVYGTDDNNMVMSEKVQQLAGSIYQEFERMINRYDEDVVKNLMPLLVNVLECLDASYRINQEQDVEVELLREDNEQLVTQYEREKSARKLAEQKLLESEDLAEQENKELASRLESLESIVRMLELKHKNSLEHASRLEERESELKKEYNKLHERYTELFKNHVDYMERTKMLMGSTHSQMSTASDRMELSRARLNPVARSSGPVSYGFASLENSAMLDTETICSVGSNSDDSGPPSLQNEFETLQTVEKSAETDTLQQQNQATSPQSDSSPIVPNAPSNVGRTTTKKEQRSANTLYQELSFQDNEESEENEIVTGSWVHPGEYASSGMGKEVENLIMENNELLATKNALNIVKDDLIARVDELTGEIEILREELNAMQQSRNKLRTKVQELEEELKKTKEQVKQQNDNDQDENDVPLAQRKRFTRVEMAMVLMERNQYKERLMELQEAVRLTEILRATRTVDNLDKKSKQSIWKYFSNLFTPSNRPQERVADGQGGGPMFRYSSPSHSHGSPSRNSDSRLAITGGGPNHPASAGLANALANKDYAEEGTSERARARRHEQYRQLRAHVQKEDGRLHAYGWSLPGNKTEKEQQSRHSGGVPVPVYCNPLAEASPHMKVFCAAGVNLNGGFTKNGQSIIPSTSPYAPRSTAKITEITSPTAEHSAEALDRQITRCSLENLEPETQLTSYVWICTSTHAASTVTVVDANQSATVLDVFPICASHLLCIASVPGAMEKDYALLENSEVIKAGEMLERPGEGSEGFGKVEFIRVKPKTDPNSNTKDTDHNEQALEVNAETPVEEKAKEATEKSNEQNGSIPIEPLGNVNEIKIRQPIPGIPQRIHNDATDSTTTTNKSNDTTNNTTSQFSNNNNSSTKQQQLPFSKPINPILGTKDREEPVMSSVGPTMWMGAQDNWLYVHSAVGRWHECLHKVHLPDAVLAIVHVESRVVVALANAQLAVFRRQTDGQWDLNSYHLVTLGDRNHSIRCLCVAGERIWAAHRNKIFIVDPISLNIIHSLDAHPRKESQVRQMAATGAGVWVSIRLDSTLRLYNTYTFEHKQDVDIEPYVSKMLGTGKLGFSFVRITALMVSCNRLWIGTSNGVIISVPLSEGQGKLNDPSSQLPLCCMANAQLSFHGHRDAVKFFVSVPLRQNNSAQLQFTNKRPDMLVMCGGEGYIDFRIRQERTITDASDNAAHLIVWKVDSFINWNFIN; translated from the exons ATGGACAACGACGACACTTTACTCAACAATCGTGGTCCTCAGCCTGGTGCTGAGACCGTATATGGCACCGATGATAACAATATGGTGATGTCCGAAAAG gTGCAACAATTGGCCGGCAGTATTTATCAAGAGTTCGAACGCATGATTAATCGTTACGATGAAGATGTTGTTAAAAACTTAATGCCATTACTGGTTAATGTCTTGGAATGTCTGGACGCCTCTTATCGCATTAATCAGGAACAAGATGTTGAAGTAGAATTGCTAAGGGAAGACAACGAACAGTTGGTAACGCAATATGAACGTGAAAAAAGTGCTAGAAAATTGGCAGAACAaaag cTGCTGGAGTCTGAGGATTTGGCCGAGCAGGAGAATAAAGAATTAGCCAGCCGTTTGGAATCTTTAGAGAGTATTGTGCGTATGCTGGAGTTAAAGCATAAAAATAGTTTAGAACATGCCAGCCGTTTGGAAGAAAGGGAATcggaattgaaaaaa GAATATAATAAACTACACGAAAGATATACggagttatttaaaaatcatgtaGACTATATGGAACGCACTAAAATGTTAATGGGCTCCACGCACTCACAAATGAGCACAGCATCAGATCGCATGGAATTAAGTCGAGCTAGACTTAATCCCGTAGCCag ATCTTCCGGTCCCGTTTCCTATGGTTTTGCCTCTTTGGAAAATTCTGCCATGTTAGATACAGAAACCATCTGTAGTGTTGGTAGTAATTCTGATGATTCTGGTCCACCATCGCTGCAAAATGAATTCGAAACTTTGCAAACTGTAGAAAAGTCGGCTGAAACAGATACTCTTCAGCAACAAAATCAAGCTACATCACCGCAAAGTGATAGCAGTCCCATAGTGCCAAATGCTCCATCAAatg TTGGTCGTACAACTACGAAAAAGGAACAACGTTCTGCGAATACATTATATCAAGAACTATCCTTTCAAGATAATGAAGAAAGTGAAGAAAACGAAATTGTTACAG GGAGCTGGGTACATCCTGGGGAATATGCTTCTTCAG GTATGGGCAAAGAAGTGGAAAATCTCATTATGGAGAACAATGAACTTTTGGCTACTAA AAACGCTCTTAACATTGTCAAAGATGACTTGATTGCTCGTGTCGATGAGCTGACGGGCGAAATTGAAATCTTACGCGAAGAACTAAATGCCATGCAACAGTCACGTAATAAACTGCGTACCAAGGTGCAAGAATTAGAAGAGGAACTTAAGAAAACCAAAGAACAAGTCAAACAACAAA ATGACAATGATCAAGATGAAAATGATGTACCATTGGCTCAGCGTAAACGTTTTACACGCGTTGAAATGGCTATGGTTCTAATGGAGCGTAATCAATACAAAGAACGTTTAATGGAGCTGCAAGAAGCAGTTCGTTTAACAGAAATCTTGAGAGCCACTCGTACAGTGGataatttagataaaaaatctaaacaaagcatatggaaatattttagtaatctTTTTAC CCCCTCCAATCGCCCACAAGAGCGTGTCGCTGATGGGCAGGGAGGGGGGCCTATGTTTCGTTACTCAAGCCCATCTCACTCTCATGGATCCCCCAGTAGAAATAGCGACAGTCGCCTTGCCATAACTGGTGGCGGACCAAACCACCCCGCCAGTGCTGGCCTAGCCAATGCCTTGGCCAATAAAGATTATGCCGAAGAAGGAACCTCTGAAAGAGCCCGTGCTAGGCGTCACGAACAATACCGACAACTAAGAGCTCATGTTCAGAAGGAAGACGGTCGTTTGCATGCTTATGGCTGGAGTTTGCCGggtaataaaactgaaaaagaacAGCAATCCAGACATTCTGGTGGTGTTCCCGTACCCGTGTATTGTAATCCTTTGGCGGAGGCCTCACCTCATATGAAAGTCTTTTGTGCGGCAGGAGTTAATCTCAATGGAGGTTTTACCAAAAATGGTCAATCCATAATACCCTCTACTTCACCATATGCTCCTCGTTCGACGGCTAAAATTACTGAAATTACTAGTCCCACAGCAGAGCACTCGGCCGAAGCATTAGATCGTCAAATAACTCGTTGCAGTCTCGAAAACCTCGAACCCGAGACCCAGTTAACATCATATGTTTGGATATGCACAAGTACCCATGCAGCCAGTACTGTGACTGTGGTGGATGCTAATCAGTCGGCCACAGTTTTAGATGTATTTCCAATTTGTGCCTCTCATTTGTTGTGTATTGCCTCGGTACCCGGTGCCATGGAAAAGGATTACGCTCTACTTGAAAACTCAGAGGTTATAAAAGCCGGCGAAATGTTGGAGAGACCCGGAGAAGGAAGTGAAGGTTTTGGCAAGGTCGAGTTTATACGTGTTAAACCTAAAACGGATCCAAATAGCAATACCAAAGATACAGATCACAATGAGCAAGCCTTAGAGGTGAATGCTGAAACTCCAGTGGAAGAAAAAGCTAAAGAAGCTACAGAAAAGTCGAATGAACAGAACGGTTCAATACCAATTGAACCCTTAGGTAAtgtaaacgaaataaaaatacgTCAACCCATACCGGGCATACCACAACGTATCCATAACGATGCTACAGATTCTACAACCACTACCAACAAGTCAAACGATACTACTAATAATACCACATCGCAatttagcaataacaacaactcatCGACGAAACAACAACAGTTACCATTCTCAAAACCCATTAATCCCATATTGGGAACTAAGGATCGTGAAGAGCCCGTCATGAGTTCGGTGGGTCCCACTATGTGGATGGGTGCTCAGGATAATTGGTTGTACGTCCATAGTGCTGTTGGTCGTTGGCACGAGTGTTTGCATAAAGTTCATTTGCCCGATGCCGTCCTAGCGATAGTTCATGTTGAGTCACGCGTTGTGGTGGCCCTTGCAAATGCCCAATTAGCCGTGTTCCGCCGCCAAACAGACGGCCAATGGGATCTGAATAGTTATCATTTAGTGACGCTAGGTGATCGCAATCATTCGATACGTTGTCTCTGTGTGGCCGGCGAACGTATATGGGCCGCCCATCGCAATAAGATCTTTATTGTAGATCCGATCTCGTTAAATATTATCCATTCGCTGGACGCACATCCGCGCAAAGAGAGCCAAGTGCGACAAATGGCGGCAACAGGTGCTGGTGTATGGGTTTCCATCAG ATTGGACTCAACTTTACGTTTATACAACACATACACATTTGAACACAAACAGGATGTGGATATAGAACCATATGTATCGAAAATGTTGGGTACTGGTAAATTAGGATTCTCTTTTGTACGTATAACGGCTTTAATGGTGTCGTGTAATCGTCTATGGATTGGTACCAGTAATGGTGTTATTATCTCTGTGCCCTTATCCGAAGGTCAAGGAAAATTaa ATGATCCCAGTAGTCAACTGCCTTTATGTTGTATGGCCAATGCTCAACTATCTTTTCATGGACATCGTGATGCTGTTAAGTTCTTTGTTTCAGTACCACTGCGTCAAAATAATAGCGCTCAATTACAATTTACCAATAAACGACCCGATATGCTGGTAATGTGTGGCGGTGAAGGTTATATTGATTTTCGCATAA GACAAGAGAGAACTATAACTGATGCTAGTGATAATGCTGCGCATTTGATAGTTTGGAAAGTTGATTC ttttatcaACTGGAACTTTATAAATTAA
- the LOC111682569 gene encoding JNK-interacting protein 3 isoform X3, with translation MDNDDTLLNNRGPQPGAETVYGTDDNNMVMSEKNEQVQQLAGSIYQEFERMINRYDEDVVKNLMPLLVNVLECLDASYRINQEQDVEVELLREDNEQLVTQYEREKSARKLAEQKLLESEDLAEQENKELASRLESLESIVRMLELKHKNSLEHASRLEERESELKKEYNKLHERYTELFKNHVDYMERTKMLMGSTHSQMSTASDRMELSRARLNPVARSSGPVSYGFASLENSAMLDTETICSVGSNSDDSGPPSLQNEFETLQTVEKSAETDTLQQQNQATSPQSDSSPIVPNAPSNVGRTTTKKEQRSANTLYQELSFQDNEESEENEIVTGSWVHPGEYASSANDNYFGMGKEVENLIMENNELLATKNALNIVKDDLIARVDELTGEIEILREELNAMQQSRNKLRTKVQELEEELKKTKEQVKQQNDNDQDENDVPLAQRKRFTRVEMAMVLMERNQYKERLMELQEAVRLTEILRATRTVDNLDKKSKQSIWKYFSNLFTPSNRPQERVADGQGGGPMFRYSSPSHSHGSPSRNSDSRLAITGGGPNHPASAGLANALANKDYAEEGTSERARARRHEQYRQLRAHVQKEDGRLHAYGWSLPGNKTEKEQQSRHSGGVPVPVYCNPLAEASPHMKVFCAAGVNLNGGFTKNGQSIIPSTSPYAPRSTAKITEITSPTAEHSAEALDRQITRCSLENLEPETQLTSYVWICTSTHAASTVTVVDANQSATVLDVFPICASHLLCIASVPGAMEKDYALLENSEVIKAGEMLERPGEGSEGFGKVEFIRVKPKTDPNSNTKDTDHNEQALEVNAETPVEEKAKEATEKSNEQNGSIPIEPLGNVNEIKIRQPIPGIPQRIHNDATDSTTTTNKSNDTTNNTTSQFSNNNNSSTKQQQLPFSKPINPILGTKDREEPVMSSVGPTMWMGAQDNWLYVHSAVGRWHECLHKVHLPDAVLAIVHVESRVVVALANAQLAVFRRQTDGQWDLNSYHLVTLGDRNHSIRCLCVAGERIWAAHRNKIFIVDPISLNIIHSLDAHPRKESQVRQMAATGAGVWVSIRLDSTLRLYNTYTFEHKQDVDIEPYVSKMLGTGKLGFSFVRITALMVSCNRLWIGTSNGVIISVPLSEGQGKLNDPSSQLPLCCMANAQLSFHGHRDAVKFFVSVPLRQNNSAQLQFTNKRPDMLVMCGGEGYIDFRIRQERTITDASDNAAHLIVWKVDSFINWNFIN, from the exons ATGGACAACGACGACACTTTACTCAACAATCGTGGTCCTCAGCCTGGTGCTGAGACCGTATATGGCACCGATGATAACAATATGGTGATGTCCGAAAAG AATGAACAG gTGCAACAATTGGCCGGCAGTATTTATCAAGAGTTCGAACGCATGATTAATCGTTACGATGAAGATGTTGTTAAAAACTTAATGCCATTACTGGTTAATGTCTTGGAATGTCTGGACGCCTCTTATCGCATTAATCAGGAACAAGATGTTGAAGTAGAATTGCTAAGGGAAGACAACGAACAGTTGGTAACGCAATATGAACGTGAAAAAAGTGCTAGAAAATTGGCAGAACAaaag cTGCTGGAGTCTGAGGATTTGGCCGAGCAGGAGAATAAAGAATTAGCCAGCCGTTTGGAATCTTTAGAGAGTATTGTGCGTATGCTGGAGTTAAAGCATAAAAATAGTTTAGAACATGCCAGCCGTTTGGAAGAAAGGGAATcggaattgaaaaaa GAATATAATAAACTACACGAAAGATATACggagttatttaaaaatcatgtaGACTATATGGAACGCACTAAAATGTTAATGGGCTCCACGCACTCACAAATGAGCACAGCATCAGATCGCATGGAATTAAGTCGAGCTAGACTTAATCCCGTAGCCag ATCTTCCGGTCCCGTTTCCTATGGTTTTGCCTCTTTGGAAAATTCTGCCATGTTAGATACAGAAACCATCTGTAGTGTTGGTAGTAATTCTGATGATTCTGGTCCACCATCGCTGCAAAATGAATTCGAAACTTTGCAAACTGTAGAAAAGTCGGCTGAAACAGATACTCTTCAGCAACAAAATCAAGCTACATCACCGCAAAGTGATAGCAGTCCCATAGTGCCAAATGCTCCATCAAatg TTGGTCGTACAACTACGAAAAAGGAACAACGTTCTGCGAATACATTATATCAAGAACTATCCTTTCAAGATAATGAAGAAAGTGAAGAAAACGAAATTGTTACAG GGAGCTGGGTACATCCTGGGGAATATGCTTCTTCAG ctaatgACAACTACTTTG GTATGGGCAAAGAAGTGGAAAATCTCATTATGGAGAACAATGAACTTTTGGCTACTAA AAACGCTCTTAACATTGTCAAAGATGACTTGATTGCTCGTGTCGATGAGCTGACGGGCGAAATTGAAATCTTACGCGAAGAACTAAATGCCATGCAACAGTCACGTAATAAACTGCGTACCAAGGTGCAAGAATTAGAAGAGGAACTTAAGAAAACCAAAGAACAAGTCAAACAACAAA ATGACAATGATCAAGATGAAAATGATGTACCATTGGCTCAGCGTAAACGTTTTACACGCGTTGAAATGGCTATGGTTCTAATGGAGCGTAATCAATACAAAGAACGTTTAATGGAGCTGCAAGAAGCAGTTCGTTTAACAGAAATCTTGAGAGCCACTCGTACAGTGGataatttagataaaaaatctaaacaaagcatatggaaatattttagtaatctTTTTAC CCCCTCCAATCGCCCACAAGAGCGTGTCGCTGATGGGCAGGGAGGGGGGCCTATGTTTCGTTACTCAAGCCCATCTCACTCTCATGGATCCCCCAGTAGAAATAGCGACAGTCGCCTTGCCATAACTGGTGGCGGACCAAACCACCCCGCCAGTGCTGGCCTAGCCAATGCCTTGGCCAATAAAGATTATGCCGAAGAAGGAACCTCTGAAAGAGCCCGTGCTAGGCGTCACGAACAATACCGACAACTAAGAGCTCATGTTCAGAAGGAAGACGGTCGTTTGCATGCTTATGGCTGGAGTTTGCCGggtaataaaactgaaaaagaacAGCAATCCAGACATTCTGGTGGTGTTCCCGTACCCGTGTATTGTAATCCTTTGGCGGAGGCCTCACCTCATATGAAAGTCTTTTGTGCGGCAGGAGTTAATCTCAATGGAGGTTTTACCAAAAATGGTCAATCCATAATACCCTCTACTTCACCATATGCTCCTCGTTCGACGGCTAAAATTACTGAAATTACTAGTCCCACAGCAGAGCACTCGGCCGAAGCATTAGATCGTCAAATAACTCGTTGCAGTCTCGAAAACCTCGAACCCGAGACCCAGTTAACATCATATGTTTGGATATGCACAAGTACCCATGCAGCCAGTACTGTGACTGTGGTGGATGCTAATCAGTCGGCCACAGTTTTAGATGTATTTCCAATTTGTGCCTCTCATTTGTTGTGTATTGCCTCGGTACCCGGTGCCATGGAAAAGGATTACGCTCTACTTGAAAACTCAGAGGTTATAAAAGCCGGCGAAATGTTGGAGAGACCCGGAGAAGGAAGTGAAGGTTTTGGCAAGGTCGAGTTTATACGTGTTAAACCTAAAACGGATCCAAATAGCAATACCAAAGATACAGATCACAATGAGCAAGCCTTAGAGGTGAATGCTGAAACTCCAGTGGAAGAAAAAGCTAAAGAAGCTACAGAAAAGTCGAATGAACAGAACGGTTCAATACCAATTGAACCCTTAGGTAAtgtaaacgaaataaaaatacgTCAACCCATACCGGGCATACCACAACGTATCCATAACGATGCTACAGATTCTACAACCACTACCAACAAGTCAAACGATACTACTAATAATACCACATCGCAatttagcaataacaacaactcatCGACGAAACAACAACAGTTACCATTCTCAAAACCCATTAATCCCATATTGGGAACTAAGGATCGTGAAGAGCCCGTCATGAGTTCGGTGGGTCCCACTATGTGGATGGGTGCTCAGGATAATTGGTTGTACGTCCATAGTGCTGTTGGTCGTTGGCACGAGTGTTTGCATAAAGTTCATTTGCCCGATGCCGTCCTAGCGATAGTTCATGTTGAGTCACGCGTTGTGGTGGCCCTTGCAAATGCCCAATTAGCCGTGTTCCGCCGCCAAACAGACGGCCAATGGGATCTGAATAGTTATCATTTAGTGACGCTAGGTGATCGCAATCATTCGATACGTTGTCTCTGTGTGGCCGGCGAACGTATATGGGCCGCCCATCGCAATAAGATCTTTATTGTAGATCCGATCTCGTTAAATATTATCCATTCGCTGGACGCACATCCGCGCAAAGAGAGCCAAGTGCGACAAATGGCGGCAACAGGTGCTGGTGTATGGGTTTCCATCAG ATTGGACTCAACTTTACGTTTATACAACACATACACATTTGAACACAAACAGGATGTGGATATAGAACCATATGTATCGAAAATGTTGGGTACTGGTAAATTAGGATTCTCTTTTGTACGTATAACGGCTTTAATGGTGTCGTGTAATCGTCTATGGATTGGTACCAGTAATGGTGTTATTATCTCTGTGCCCTTATCCGAAGGTCAAGGAAAATTaa ATGATCCCAGTAGTCAACTGCCTTTATGTTGTATGGCCAATGCTCAACTATCTTTTCATGGACATCGTGATGCTGTTAAGTTCTTTGTTTCAGTACCACTGCGTCAAAATAATAGCGCTCAATTACAATTTACCAATAAACGACCCGATATGCTGGTAATGTGTGGCGGTGAAGGTTATATTGATTTTCGCATAA GACAAGAGAGAACTATAACTGATGCTAGTGATAATGCTGCGCATTTGATAGTTTGGAAAGTTGATTC ttttatcaACTGGAACTTTATAAATTAA